One genomic segment of Lytechinus pictus isolate F3 Inbred chromosome 18, Lp3.0, whole genome shotgun sequence includes these proteins:
- the LOC129281834 gene encoding QRFP-like peptide receptor, which translates to MEGGETFLYPGTYSFQGELKNKSLDYLLALLNLSDAKDFLDFYDYDFHSIAHDLSPTADIILITCYTIIFVLALGGNLLVIFVVARKKYMQTAINIFFASLAISDLLIAVFCVPFTLIEAITVDWVLGSFMCKALNFVTSVGVVSSILAMMSIAVERHQAICHPLRSRVIQTPRRAVFLLTFLWIMSMTFVSPFLFVLQLEIKFDPMTATRYRFCREQWYNPQQQKNYTLLLVLLLYVSPLVIMIVLYLQVVHKLWIRKPIAPADSVLTQNPGINTATSLRYKKRAIKMILMVVGLFTVCWLPYHVVLLMREFSFMADGERNRLLFAAVQLVGLSNSCNNPIVYAFLNDNFKRNFAKVLCRRRKFAIFKGSTNNNVHVKPFALATI; encoded by the coding sequence ATGGAAGGAGGTGAAACTTTTCTTTATCCGGGTACATACTCATTCCAAGGcgaattgaaaaataaaagtcTTGATTACCTTCTTGCTCTGCTAAACCTGAGCGATGCCAAAGACTTTCTGGACTTCTATGACTATGACTTCCATTCCATCGCACACGATCTATCACCCACAGCTGATATCATCTTAATCACCTGCTACACCATTATCTTCGTGCTTGCATTGGGCGGGAATCTTCTGGTGATCTTCGTGGTGGCGCGAAAGAAGTACATGCAGACAGCCATCAATATCTTCTTTGCTTCGTTAGCCATATCTGATCTTCTAATCGCTGTATTCTGCGTCCCTTTCACGCTAATTGAAGCCATCACCGTGGATTGGGTGCTAGGATCATTCATGTGTAAGGCTCTCAACTTTGTCACATCTGTTGGGGTTGTCTCAAGTATCCTTGCCATGATGTCCATTGCGGTAGAGCGCCACCAAGCGATCTGCCATCCTTTGCGCTCCAGAGTCATACAGACACCTCGTCGTGCTGTCTTTTTGCTGACCTTCCTCTGGATCATGTCAATGACCTTTGTCTCGCCATTTCTCTTCGTACTTCAACTCGAAATCAAGTTCGACCCCATGACTGCGACACGGTACCGATTCTGCAGAGAACAGTGGTACAACCCCCAACAGCAGAAGAACTACACTCTGCTACTTGTCCTCCTGCTCTACGTATCACCCTTAGTTATCATGATAGTTCTTTATCTACAGGTTGTCCACAAACTCTGGATCCGGAAGCCGATCGCTCCTGCTGATTCAGTCCTGACGCAGAACCCAGGAATCAACACGGCTACATCCCTTCGGTACAAGAAACGAGCCATCAAGATGATCCTCATGGTGGTCGGTCTCTTCACTGTCTGTTGGCTTCCATATCACGTCGTCCTTCTAATGCGGGAGTTCTCCTTCATGGCGGACGGTGAAAGGAACCGACTTCTGTTCGCCGCTGTTCAGTTGGTGGGTCTAAGCAATAGCTGCAACAACCCCATCGTGTATGCGTTTCTCAATGACAATTTCAAGAGAAATTTCGCAAAAGTACTTTGTCGTCGTCGAAAATTTGCCATTTTCAAAGGTTCAACAAACAATAACGTCCATGTCAAACCATTTGCGTTGGCCACCATATAA